The genomic window CGCGGTGGGCGCGGATCGCGTCGGCGACGAGCGCACGACGATCGTCGGGGGTGCTCGCGTCGAATCTGGTCATGGTGGTAGCTGCGCAGCAACGGTGGAAAAGCCACCGAACCGCGAACCTCAAGACAATACCGCAGAAGCGACGAATGATCGCCCGTCCAGCGGCCCCTCCAAGTACTTGGCGAGTGGCTACAAGGGACTGGCTGCCGGTTCGTCCGATGGATTCGAAGTATGGGATGGAAATACAACCTGTACAGTGCGTTGCCGATATTCGTGTTCCTGATACTCGGCGTGCCCGCGGCGCTCATCTACTCTGGAAACGCCGAGCCATACGTCGAAGCCTCCCAAATGCCAGTCCACGCGGGATACGGCTTCATTGGGCTGATCGGGTCGGTGTTCGCGACGGCGATCTTCAGCGGGATCCTCGTGAACCGATCGTTCGTCCGGACGGGGAAGTCACTCGGGCTCTCGAAGGAAGGCGGCGGCCTGTTCGGCGGTCCGCCGAACTTCGTCGGCGAGAAGCGCGGCCGGCCCGTGCGCGTCGAGACCTGGAAAGAACGGCACTCGAGCGGGGGAGAAGGGGGAACCTCGACTACGACACACACGCGGGTGCTGGCCGAACTCGATCGCCCGATGTCCGAGGGGTTCATCCTGATCGAAGAGGGGTCCGGCTCCGATGCAGATGCCATGGACGACGTACCGGACGAAGCCGAGGTGGTCCCGGTCGGCGACGGCTACGCCGTGATCGGTGCAGCGAACGAACCGATCGCCCGAGAGATACTGACCCAGGAGGTCGACCTGGCGCTCCAGGTTCCAGGCAGCCCCGACGGGGTGACCGTCGGCGATCCCGCCGAGACCATCCTCGACGCGCTCCCCGAGGATCTAAGCACCATGGGGGGGTTCTTCGGCAATGCCATCGAGGAGCGGCTCCGGGAGGAGATCAGTGCCGACCCGGCGACGGTGAGTGACGAGCGGCGGGGGCTCCCGCTCGTCACCGACCGACTCGAAGCGCGAATCGATGCGATGGTCACCGTGGCGGAGGCGGTCGACGCCGCGGACGCCGCCAAGCGGCGAACCGGTGCCGAGCAGACCACTGGAGACGGGGCCGAACGAGCCGCGTGAGACGGGCGAAGCACACGACGGGAGAGAGGACGCTCGTCCAGTGCGTGAAGCGGCCGGACGAACCGAATCCTGCAACGTTTTACGCGCCCCCGGACTTCGCTTGAGTATGAGCCAGCCGAAGATCCTGCTGCTTGGTGCACCGGGCGCCGGCAAGGGGACGCAGAGTTCGAATCTCGTCGAGGAGTACGGCGTCGAGCACGTCACGACTGGCGACGCACTCCGCGCGAACAAGGACATGGAGACCGAGCACGGAACGCCTCGCTCGTTCATGGAGGCGGGCGAACTCGTGCCCGACCCGGTCGTCAACGAGATCGTGCAGGCAGCCCTCGACGACGCGGACGGCTTCGTCCTCGACGGCTACCCCCGGAACCTCGACCAGGCGGAGTACCTCGCCGAGATCACGGATCTCGACGTCGCGGCCTACTTCGAGGTCGCTGACGAGGAACTCATCGACCGGTTGACCGGCCGCCGCGTCTGTGAGGACTGCGGTGCGAACTTCCACGTCAAGTACGCGCCGCCCGAGGAGGAGGGCGTCTGCGACGAGTGCGGCGGCGACCTCATCCAGCGGGACGACGATACCGAGGAGACCGCCCGCGAGCGACTCCGCGTCTTCGAGGAGAACACCCTGCCAGTCGTCGAGTTCTACGACGAGGAGGGCGACCTCGCACGCATCGACGGCGAGCAGGCCCCCGACGAGGTCTGGGCGGACCTCGAGGCCGCGATCGAGGACGCGCTGTAGCTCGTTTCGCGATTCCCTATCAACACAGTGTTCGCTCCCGGGCAAGTTCGTTCAGCGAGGGACTCCAGTCATCGTTCTGGAAAGCCGCTGCGCGTCGATGACGTTGGAATCCGCGAGGGGACCGATGTGAAAGGTTGATTACGGCCCCTTCATTAACTTCGGCAATGGCACGGACCGCGCGGAAGGTACAGGAACTCGTCGCGGAGGGCGAAGACATGGAGGACGCCCTCCGGACGGTCCACTCGGTCGCGACCGCCAACGGTGGCAGCGTGACCTGGGAGGACGTCGACGGCGACCTCACGAGTGGCCAGTGGGGTCGCATCATCGAAACGGGGCTCCTCAAGAGCGCTGACGACGGGTTCGAACTCACTGATCCCGACGGCGTCTCCGCTGCGCTCGACGGCGACGCCGACGCGGAGGTCGTGGACCTCGACTTCTCCGACATTCCCGAGATCGACGAGGAGGCAGAGGAGGCAGCCTCCTGGTCGCAGTGGGACAAGATCGCGGCGGTCGGCGCCGTCATGATGATGGTCGGGTACTACTTCGACCCCGTCCAGAACGCTGTCGGCGGTGTCATCGACCTCGCGCTTGGACCGCTGCTCGACGTGCTCCCGTTCTACCTGGTGATCTTCGCCGTTGCACTGCTCACCGGTCTCTACTCCTCGCTCCTGATGGCGAACCTGATGGACCAGGAGACGATGTCGGTCTACCAGGACCGGATGAGCGCCATCCAGGACAAGCGCAAGGAGGCCAAGGAGCGCGGCGACGACGAGGCGGTCGAGCAGATCCAGGAGAAGCAGATGGAGATGATGGGCGATCAGCTCGGGATGATGAAGTCGCAGTTCCGTCCGATGGTCTGGGTCATGCTGCTGACCATCCCCGTCTTCCTCTGGCTCTGGTGGACCATCGGGCAGGGCAACGTCGGCACCGAGGGCAAGCCAGACATGATCATGCCACTCGCCGGCGGCGTGAACTGGAACGAGGGGATCATCGGCCCGATGCGCGCGTGGATCGTCTGGTACATCGGCTGCTCGTTCGGGTTCGGGCAGATCCTCCGAAAGACGCTGAACATCCGGTCCTCCCCGAGCTGATCGGGCGTACTGACCTCCGAACCCTTCGGTCCCCGGTTCGTTCTAACTGCACGACGTCGACGAGCGATAGCGATCGATTCCGCACTCGTCCCGTCGCGACTTCCACGGGACCCAGGTGCCGACCGGGACGGTGACAGGAGGCCGAGTAGTTCGGTCAAAATCGCCTTGCGACCGTCCGCCGGCGCGCCTCGTGGTCACAACACTTTTTCCCTCTCCCTGTGACCGTGCGTCCAATGGTCGAACCGAACGAGCTGCTCGAGGAGGTCGTCCGGGAGGTCGACGGCGTACTGTTGTTCGCGCCGACGGCGTCCTACTACGAGCGGTTCGTCGACGCGGAGATCGACGTCGTCGTGGTCGCGAGCGAGAACGACATCGACGCCGACGAGTTCGTCGAACTCCCCGTCGCCTTCAAGGACGTCTACGATCGGGTTCGCTTCGGGATCGAGGGCGCGCTCGAACAGGACCTGCTCGCGGACGGCGACGTCGTCGCCTGCGTCTCCTCCGTCTTCGACGAGGAACTCGACACCGTCTCGCGGGTCCGGGTCGACGCGGACTCGACGTCGGGGGTCTACGACCTCTTCGCGAACACCCGGGCGGAGCCGGACGTGCTTCGGTCGGTCCTCGAACTGGTCATCGAACTCGGCAAGAAGGGACAGAAGGGCCAGCCCGTCGGGGCGCTGTTCGTCGTCGGGGACGCAGGCAAGGTGATGAACAAGTCCCGGCCGCTGTCCTACAACCCCTTCGAGAAGAGCCACGTCCACGTCGGCGACCCGATCGTGAAGGTGATGCTCAAGGAGTTCTCGCGGCTGGACGGCGCGTTCGTCATCTCGGACGCCGGGAAGATCGTCTCGGCGTATCGCTACCTCGAGCCCTCCGCGGAGGGCGTGGACATCCCGAAGGGGCTGGGGACCCGGCATATGGCAGCGGGAGCGATCACCCGGGACACCAACGCGACGGCGATCGTCCTCTCCGAGAGCGACGGGATGGTGAGGGCGTTCAAAGGTGGTTCGCTCGTCCTCGAACTGGATCCGGAGGAGTACTAGATGGCACCCACGGTCCAGCTTCCGGAGACGGAGCAGATCCCCGAGTGGCTACTGGACTGGCCGATCGTGCTGGTGTCGCTGATCGTGCTCGTCGGCGTGCTCGCCGGGTTCCTGCTGGGCCGGGTGAGTCGAAGCGTCCTCGAGGCCGCTGGTATCCCGGAGTCCGTCGAAGGGACGGCGTTCGAACGGACGGCACAGAGCCTCGGCACGTCGACGGTGTCGATCGTCTCGCGGCTGCTCTCCTGGTTCGTCTACGGCGTGACGCTCCTCGCCGCCATCTTCGCGTTCCAGCCGACCGATACGAACTGGCTCTGGCAGCGGATCGTCGCGTTCATCCCCCAGGTGTTCATCGCGTTGCTGGTCGTCGTGCTCGGGTTCGTCGTCGCCGACAAGGCCGAGTTGCTGGTCAGCGAGCGCCTCCGCGGCGTCAAGCTTCCCGAGGTCTCCGTGCTGCCCAAGATCGTCAAGTACAGCGTCCTCTACGTCGCTTTCCTCGTCGCACTGGGCCAGATCGGCGTGGCGACGGGGGCCCTGCTCGTGCTGCTCGGGATCTACGTCCTCGGCGTCGTCCTCCTCGGTGCCGTCGCGACGAAGGACATCCTCTCCGCCGGCGCGGCGGGGATCTATCTCCTCTTGCGAGAGCCCTACGGCATCGGCGATCGCGTCACCATCGGGGAACGCGAGGGCGTGGTGCAGGAAGTCGGCGTGCTCGTCACGCACCTGGAAGACGAGGATGCCGAGTACGTCGTTCCCAACGACAAGGTCTTCGAGCACGGCGTCCGTCGCCTGCGGAACTGACCGAGGCGTTGCCCTGCTGATGGCCCCCGGACTGGGCAGCGAGTCGTCTGTGGCAGTAGCACCGTACAGGAACAAACGTGCTCAGTCCAGGTCCTGCGCTTCGTCGGTAGCGATCGGTTCGGCGGGGACGCCTGCAACCGTCGCGTCCGCTGGAACGTCCTCCGCCACGAGCGAATTCGCTGCCACCTGGGCACCTGGCCCGATTTCGACGCCAGGGAGCACGATCGCCCCCGCTCCGATCATCGCGCGTTCGCCGACGACGACCTCCCCGGTCCGGTACTCCTCCTGGAGGAACTCGTGACAGAGGATCGTCGCATCGTACCCGACGATCGCGTGCTTCTCGACGGTGATCAGTTCCGGCCAGAACACGTCCGGCGTGGACTCGAGCCCCCAGGCGACGCCCTCGCCGACGCCGACGCCGATCCGGCGGAGCAGCCAGTTCTTGAGCCTGAGGCTCGGTGAGATCCGACACAGGACGATCACGGCGTAGTTGAGCATCACCCGCAACGGATGCTTCGCGTCCGGCCAGTGGTACAGGGAGTTGCGCGGCCCCGTCGTCGGATGGCGCGAGAGTCCGTGGTGGCGGCGCTCGGCCTCGTCGTCGCTCACGCCAGCCCGTTTGCGGGGGAGGGTATAGTGGGTTTCCCTGTGGATGGCGATTCCGGGTCGTCGCAGGCCGTCGAGCGTCGGGGAGCAGGCGCCTGGAAACGGATCACTCGTCTCTGGTGAGTGCGTCGTCGCCGTGTCGCTCGCGGAGTGTAGCCAACTCCCGGTGCTGTTCGCCGAGCCGTGCAGGCTGCTCCTCGTAGACGTGCTCGAACATCGAGAGCGGGTCGGCCTCGACCGCCTCCGCCGCGTCGATCGCCTCGGCCACCGTCTCCTCGATACGCGACTCGATCCCATCGATGCGATCCCCGTCGAGACGCCCCGTCCGCCGGAGGAACGTCTCCATCCGGTCGATCGGGTCCAGTTCCTTCCAGCGCTCGACCTCGGCCTCGTCCCGGTACGCGCTCGGGTCGTCGGCCGTGGTGTGCGCACCGTAGCGGTAGGTTAGCGTCTCGATCAGGATCGGTTTGCTCGCGCGGCCGACCGCCTCGTCCACGAGAGCGGGGTCCGGATCACGGGCTTGCTCGGCCGCGGCCCTCGTCGTCTCGTAGACGGCGAGGGGATCCATCCCGTCGACCTGGATACCGCGGAAGCCGTACGCCTGGGCTTTCTGGGCGATCGTCGCGCTCGCGGTCTGGTCCTCCCTCGGGACCGAGATGGCCCACTGGTTGTTGTTACAGACGAAGACCACCGGCGCGTCGAAGACGCTCGCGAAGTTCAGCCCCTCGTGAACGTCGCCCTCGCTCGTCGCGCCGTCGCCGAACTGACAGCAGACGACGGCGTCGTCGTCCTCGTAGTCGATCGCCATCCCGAGGCCAGCGGCGTGGGGGACCTGCGAACCGATCGAGATGTTGAGCGGCAACACGGTGGCGTCCGCGAGCGTGGCGTTGCCCGCCTCGTGACCCATCCAGTACTGGAGGTAGCCACCGACGACGCCCCGGGAGAGTGGAATTCCGTGTTCGCGGTACTGGTAGACCATCCAGTCCTCGGGCGCGAAGGCGTAGGTCGTTCCGACCTGGGCGGCTTCCTGGCCAGCCAGCGGTGCGTAGGTCCCCATCCGACCCTGGCGCTGGAGGCTCACGCACCGCTCGTCGAAGCGCCGGTAGAGGCGCATGTCGGCGTAGAGCGCGACGAGTTCGTCGTCCGTGAGGTCTGGCTCGTACCCCGCGGCGAGTTCGCCGTCGGCGGAGAGCAGCGTGAGCGGATCGTCGTGCGGGCGATCCAGGAGGTCCGCGGCGTCCATGCGTGGCTCGAAGGCGCGGGGCACAATATGTGTCGGGGTTGGTGCTCCGATACGTGTCGGTGGTTATCGATCCGATACGTGTCGGTGGTTATCGATCCGATACGTGTCGGAGGTTGGCATCGAGTGACGAGGTCGGTCGCGGCCGGGCGCCGCTCCCCCGACAGTGCTACTCCTGCCAACTCGGATTCGTCCGTGGCGGACTGAACACGTCGATGCCACGAACGGTCGTCTCGCCACGGTTCTCCGCGCCGTGGGGCTCGTCGGCGGGAATCGCGTAGGTGTCGCCGGGACCGACGACGAGCTCCTCGTCGTCGAGGAGGAAAGTCAATTCGCCCTCGTAGACGACGCCGGTCTGCTCGTTGTCGTGGCTGTGTTCCGGGACGACGGCGCCGGGTTCGATCGCGAACCCCTGGACGTTCATCCGCTCTTCGCCGGCGAGCAGCGAGAGGTGGACGCCGTCGACGGCCTCGGTCGCGTCGTCTTCGTCGAAGTGTTCGACTTCCATGGTCCGGGCAACGTGGCCCGCCAGAATAAACGTAGGTGGCGGGGCAAGCGAGTCGACGAAGACCGACCACCAGCGCGGATACAGTCGATGACGATCGACCGGAAGCGTGTGTAGAGTCGAAGAAGACGGAACGGAGCGTCGGTAGTGTGGGCGAACACCGAACGGAAGCGTCGATAGCGTCGGCGATTATCGAACGCCAGCGCCGTCACTTCAGATCGTCGTACGCGGCGGGTTCGAGCGCGTCCGGGTCCGAGGCCGCTGTCCTCGCTTCCGGCATCGACATCTCGCCGAGCACCTGGCGGAACGAGTGCTCCTCCGGGATCGCGTAGAGGTCGCAGTTGATCTCCCGGCCCGCGGCGCGGACGGTCGCATCGAGGAGGAATGCGTACTCCTGGCTCGGGCCGAGTCGATCGACCAGCGAGCCGAGCGTGGCCGAGGCGGTGTCCTCGACGATCTCCGGGGGATTGTGCTGGATCTTCCGGTCGAGCGTGTTGGCCCAGCCGTCGATGAAGCCGCTGGTCATGATGTTGCCGATCTCCTCGATCGCCGAGCGGTGCTGGTCGGTCAGGCCCGGCTCCGACGTCTCGATCGGGAGCAGGGCGTCGCCGACGTTGATCGCAGAGTGCTCGTCGAAGAGGATGACGATGAAGCCACCGGGCGCGGCCTGAAGCTCCGCGACGGAGCCGATCCGCTGGGCCGACGGCGCGTGGCGGGAGACCTCCGGGATCGGAACGAACGTCGTCCGGCCGACTTCGACGTCGATCTGGATTCCCGTCATACCACTGAGCTTGTCGGCGGCCCGGCCCGCACCGCGCTTGGTCATCTCCGTGAACGCGGAGAGCTTCTCGATGGAGATCGGGAACTCCTGCTCGGGGACGGCCTCGCCGACGACCGCTGCGAACGAGCTCCGCTCGGGGAACATGTATATGTGGAAGTCGATACCGGCGTCGGGTGACGCTGGATCGTCTCCGGACGCGTCTCGGGGCGCCTGGAGCTGGCTCGTGAAGGTGAGCGCCGTGCGTCGATCGTCCCACGTCGGGACGCTCCCGGGAATCACGTCGCCAGCCGCGCCAGAGATGTACGTCGGCGGCCCGAGCTGGAGCCGGGTGTCGAAGTGGTTGGCCCAGGCGTCGACGAACCCGCCGGTCATGATGTTGGCAACCTCGCTGACGGTGCTGCGGTCGAGGGTCGCGTCGACGTCGTCCCAGTGCTCCGGGACGATGCGTTCGAGGAGTCGGCCGGCGCTCTCGCGGTCGAAGACGAGCACGATCGAGCCCTCCATGCCGCCCTCGAAGCCGATCTCGACGCCGACGAACGTCGCGTCGTCGTCGAACCGGTCAGCGATGTCGCCGGCCGGAACGAGGTCGGCGCTCGTGACCTCGACGGACGTCTCGGTGTCGCTGAGCTGTGCGAGCGAACTGGCCGCGCTGCTCGCGCCACGGTTCGCGAGTTCGTTGAACGTGCCCAGCGTTTTCACGTCGACGCGCATGGTCAGTGGGCGACTGCGTCGTCGATTGCTTCGAGGACGTTCGGCTTCTGGAACGGCTTCGTGATGTACCCGTCAGCGCCCGCCTTGATCGCCTCCTTCATCATCTCTTCCTGTTCGACGGAGGTACACATGATGACGCTGGCGCCCGGCGATTCGTCCTTGATCGCTGCGGTCGCCTCGATGCCGTCACGGATCGGCATCGCGATATCCATCATCACGACGTTGGGCTCCGCCTCCCGGTAGAGCTCCACCGCCTCGACCCCGTTTTCCGCCTCGCCCACGATGTGGTGTTCCTCGTCGAGGATCTCCCGGAGGAGATTTCGCATAAAGTCCGAGTCGTCGACGATCATCACGTTCTCTGGCATACGAGCTACCAGTCGTTCCACAGACCGTACCAAAAGGGTGTTCCCCCTGTTATCACGTGGGAAAATTAGCTGGACAGATTCGGGGTATGCTTCACACGTCGTTACGGCTGCTCACACCTCGTATCGATAGCTGAAGCGAGCGACCCTGCGAACGTCGATAGAGTTCGTCCGCAACGAGCGCTGCTAAAATCCGTCCTGCCGAGACTGGCGATCAGCGGTGGAGCCAGCGGTTGTCGCCCTCGTCCCAGGAGTCGAGCACGTTCTCCTGGACGTCGCCGGTGATGCGAGCGACGTAACGGAGACTCGTGGTGTGGTGATCCATGGTCAACGCGCCGGTCCCGGCCGGCTCGTCCTCGTCGACGGACGCTTCCGGGTGCCCGTCGACGAACTCGCGGAGCTGGTCGGCGGCCCGGTGGCCGATCCAGCCCACGTTCTCGTAGTACGTGATCGCCCGATGGGCACCTGACGGGCTGCTCTCGGTAACGAGGAACTCGATCCACTCCATCACGAGCAGGTCCGATACGTAGCCCGAGGGGAGTTCGCGGAGATACGGCTTCTCTCCGCCAGCGCCGCCCATCGCCGGCTGACGGGCTCCGGTACGCGGCGGCTGTGGTGCAGGCTGTGACGCCGGCTGAGCGGGAGGCTGGTGTGCGCCCGTCTCGTGGGCGGGCTCCGGTTCCGGTTCCGGTTCCGGTTCCTCGGCCTGGAGTTCGTCGTCCTCCTCGAATAGTGCATCGACGCGCTCGTCGGCGGCGCCCTCGTCGTCCACGCCTCCCTCGGTTGCGTGCGTATCTTGCTCGTCTTCGATTTTGGCCGGTTCTTCGACAGGGTTGGGTTCGACTTCCTCCTCGGTCTCCGATTCCACCTCGGTCTCCTGTCCGACCTCGGCCTCCGGCTCCTCGTCGGCCGCTGCATCCTCCTCGCTCCAATCCGCGCCGTCCTCGTACTCCTCACGGAGTTCGTCGAAGCTCTTTGCACCACCCTCCTCGTCCGTCGGGGCGTCGTCACTCTGTGCCATGGATTCCTCTGTGTCGTCGGCGTCCTCCTCCTCCTCCTCTTCCACCTCCGGCGCCTCGTCCTCTTCCGGCACCTCGTCCTCTTCGAAGTCGTCGTCAAAGAACTCCTCCGCATTCGCATCCGTCACGTCCTCGTCGAGTTGGCCGGGCTGCTCCTCGTCGTCTTGTCCCTGGTCGAACAGACCCAGCGACGCACCCTCGCCCCCGGCGAACCCGTTGGCTCCGTCCTCGTCCACGAAGGGGTTGACCCCCTTGGTGACCATCTTGTAGATGTCCAGGAGTTTCCTGACGTTCTCCTCGATGTCGTCGACGGACTCCGAGATCTGCTCGTTCTCCGTTCGGACGGTCGATACAGTCGACGAGATGCTCGAGAGTTCGTCCTCGATCTCGTCGACGCGCCCCTCGAGTTCGCGAACCTGCGCGGACCCGCCGCCACCAGCATCGTCCATCCCGCCGACGTCGAACTCGTCGAAGGCGTCGCCACCACCCTCGTCATCGTCGAACGCGAACTCGTCGCCGCCGTCGTCGTCGCCCATACCGGCGATGCCACCGTCGCCAGCGGTCTCGGGCTCGTCGAACATCCCGCTTCCAGCGTCGCCGCCGGATTCGTCGGCGCCCTCGGGCGGATCGTCGTCACCGAGTATCCAGTCCGTGACGCCGAGCACGCCGAGTGCCGCCAGGGAGCCGGCGACGGCGGCCGGGCTCGCGACGGCGACGGCAGCGTCGGCGAGCGGGGCGGGATCGAGCGCCACCATTGTACTGTAACGCGGGCCGATTATCACTTCAAGATTTCGGCTGTTTGACCGACATACCGTACATTACTAACCGTCTGTTCCGGAAATTTGCTATCGTGCAAGATCTCGGAGATCGCCGTATAGACACCTTTTCCCCGCTATTTCTGGCCGATAACGGCAAGGCCAAATCCAATCATTTCGAGGGGCGACCGTCGGACCGAAGGTGCCGTGGTTATCTCACACGATAATTTCAGGTTCATCGTTCCAGCTCGATCGAGGGAATTGCCAGCCCGTTCCCGGTCGCCTGGTCGAAGCAAGCGAGGGCGGTGGAGAAGGTGCCGGAACTGATATGTGACGCCGTGTCGAATCGGCCACGAACGTCGATGTCCGGATCCGTGGTCGCGGATTTCGTCGCCGAAGCCATCTACGCTGGCGTCGAGGGCGACGAGCCGACCCAGGCCAGAGTGCTCCTCTCGGAGGACCAACTGGTACTCGCCGGCGACGGCGGCCGGACCAGCATCGACCTCGACGACGTGTTCGACGTCGTCGTCAGCAAGATTCCCGACGACCTCGGCAGCTTCCTCGACCAGTCCGTGCTGGTCGCCTACGCCGCGGACGGCGAGCGACGGACTGCGGTCATCCGCGGCGATCACGAACGGATCGACCGATTCTCGCTGTTCCTCCACAAGGCGATCCTCCGGTCCGAACCGGCCGAACTTCGGCATCCGATCCGCGAAGGCGGTCGCGTCCGCGATCCCGCTCCGCAGACGGTGGCAGTGCTTCCCGGCGAGGACGCCGTGCGATTCCGGAGCCAGGAGACGGACCTCAACGTGGCACTCGACGATGTCGTCGAGATCGACTACAGGCAGGGGAACGGCGGCGACCGTCCGACGCTCGTGGTCCGGCACCGCGACGGCGACGACGTCGTGACCTCCGAGATCGTCCAGGACGACGCGAATCGCCTGAACGTCCTGACTCGACACCTCCGATCCGAGTACTACAGAGCAGACGAGGTGCTCCAGGAACTGGACCTCGAACGGGTAGAGCAGCGAGCGCTCGTCGCTCTCTACGCTGGCGTGGCCCCCGACGCACTCGGAGCCGTGCTGGACACCGATGACGGTGACGACGGACGGTCGGGCGGCCTTGGCGAGTCGTCACGGCAACCCGTCGACCCCGAG from Salinarchaeum sp. Harcht-Bsk1 includes these protein-coding regions:
- a CDS encoding adenylate kinase, whose translation is MSQPKILLLGAPGAGKGTQSSNLVEEYGVEHVTTGDALRANKDMETEHGTPRSFMEAGELVPDPVVNEIVQAALDDADGFVLDGYPRNLDQAEYLAEITDLDVAAYFEVADEELIDRLTGRRVCEDCGANFHVKYAPPEEEGVCDECGGDLIQRDDDTEETARERLRVFEENTLPVVEFYDEEGDLARIDGEQAPDEVWADLEAAIEDAL
- the dacZ gene encoding diadenylate cyclase DacZ, translated to MVEPNELLEEVVREVDGVLLFAPTASYYERFVDAEIDVVVVASENDIDADEFVELPVAFKDVYDRVRFGIEGALEQDLLADGDVVACVSSVFDEELDTVSRVRVDADSTSGVYDLFANTRAEPDVLRSVLELVIELGKKGQKGQPVGALFVVGDAGKVMNKSRPLSYNPFEKSHVHVGDPIVKVMLKEFSRLDGAFVISDAGKIVSAYRYLEPSAEGVDIPKGLGTRHMAAGAITRDTNATAIVLSESDGMVRAFKGGSLVLELDPEEY
- a CDS encoding FlaD/FlaE family flagellar protein, whose translation is MVALDPAPLADAAVAVASPAAVAGSLAALGVLGVTDWILGDDDPPEGADESGGDAGSGMFDEPETAGDGGIAGMGDDDGGDEFAFDDDEGGGDAFDEFDVGGMDDAGGGGSAQVRELEGRVDEIEDELSSISSTVSTVRTENEQISESVDDIEENVRKLLDIYKMVTKGVNPFVDEDGANGFAGGEGASLGLFDQGQDDEEQPGQLDEDVTDANAEEFFDDDFEEDEVPEEDEAPEVEEEEEEDADDTEESMAQSDDAPTDEEGGAKSFDELREEYEDGADWSEEDAAADEEPEAEVGQETEVESETEEEVEPNPVEEPAKIEDEQDTHATEGGVDDEGAADERVDALFEEDDELQAEEPEPEPEPEPAHETGAHQPPAQPASQPAPQPPRTGARQPAMGGAGGEKPYLRELPSGYVSDLLVMEWIEFLVTESSPSGAHRAITYYENVGWIGHRAADQLREFVDGHPEASVDEDEPAGTGALTMDHHTTSLRYVARITGDVQENVLDSWDEGDNRWLHR
- a CDS encoding acyltransferase encodes the protein MSDDEAERRHHGLSRHPTTGPRNSLYHWPDAKHPLRVMLNYAVIVLCRISPSLRLKNWLLRRIGVGVGEGVAWGLESTPDVFWPELITVEKHAIVGYDATILCHEFLQEEYRTGEVVVGERAMIGAGAIVLPGVEIGPGAQVAANSLVAEDVPADATVAGVPAEPIATDEAQDLD
- the pdhA gene encoding pyruvate dehydrogenase (acetyl-transferring) E1 component subunit alpha codes for the protein MDAADLLDRPHDDPLTLLSADGELAAGYEPDLTDDELVALYADMRLYRRFDERCVSLQRQGRMGTYAPLAGQEAAQVGTTYAFAPEDWMVYQYREHGIPLSRGVVGGYLQYWMGHEAGNATLADATVLPLNISIGSQVPHAAGLGMAIDYEDDDAVVCCQFGDGATSEGDVHEGLNFASVFDAPVVFVCNNNQWAISVPREDQTASATIAQKAQAYGFRGIQVDGMDPLAVYETTRAAAEQARDPDPALVDEAVGRASKPILIETLTYRYGAHTTADDPSAYRDEAEVERWKELDPIDRMETFLRRTGRLDGDRIDGIESRIEETVAEAIDAAEAVEADPLSMFEHVYEEQPARLGEQHRELATLRERHGDDALTRDE
- a CDS encoding CheF family chemotaxis protein, yielding MVADFVAEAIYAGVEGDEPTQARVLLSEDQLVLAGDGGRTSIDLDDVFDVVVSKIPDDLGSFLDQSVLVAYAADGERRTAVIRGDHERIDRFSLFLHKAILRSEPAELRHPIREGGRVRDPAPQTVAVLPGEDAVRFRSQETDLNVALDDVVEIDYRQGNGGDRPTLVVRHRDGDDVVTSEIVQDDANRLNVLTRHLRSEYYRADEVLQELDLERVEQRALVALYAGVAPDALGAVLDTDDGDDGRSGGLGESSRQPVDPESVLAGLVDRELVTDDGTLTHDGALVAIHRIDEVED
- a CDS encoding mechanosensitive ion channel domain-containing protein, which translates into the protein MAPTVQLPETEQIPEWLLDWPIVLVSLIVLVGVLAGFLLGRVSRSVLEAAGIPESVEGTAFERTAQSLGTSTVSIVSRLLSWFVYGVTLLAAIFAFQPTDTNWLWQRIVAFIPQVFIALLVVVLGFVVADKAELLVSERLRGVKLPEVSVLPKIVKYSVLYVAFLVALGQIGVATGALLVLLGIYVLGVVLLGAVATKDILSAGAAGIYLLLREPYGIGDRVTIGEREGVVQEVGVLVTHLEDEDAEYVVPNDKVFEHGVRRLRN
- a CDS encoding cupin domain-containing protein yields the protein MEVEHFDEDDATEAVDGVHLSLLAGEERMNVQGFAIEPGAVVPEHSHDNEQTGVVYEGELTFLLDDEELVVGPGDTYAIPADEPHGAENRGETTVRGIDVFSPPRTNPSWQE
- a CDS encoding DUF106 domain-containing protein; the protein is MARTARKVQELVAEGEDMEDALRTVHSVATANGGSVTWEDVDGDLTSGQWGRIIETGLLKSADDGFELTDPDGVSAALDGDADAEVVDLDFSDIPEIDEEAEEAASWSQWDKIAAVGAVMMMVGYYFDPVQNAVGGVIDLALGPLLDVLPFYLVIFAVALLTGLYSSLLMANLMDQETMSVYQDRMSAIQDKRKEAKERGDDEAVEQIQEKQMEMMGDQLGMMKSQFRPMVWVMLLTIPVFLWLWWTIGQGNVGTEGKPDMIMPLAGGVNWNEGIIGPMRAWIVWYIGCSFGFGQILRKTLNIRSSPS
- a CDS encoding chemotaxis protein CheC yields the protein MRVDVKTLGTFNELANRGASSAASSLAQLSDTETSVEVTSADLVPAGDIADRFDDDATFVGVEIGFEGGMEGSIVLVFDRESAGRLLERIVPEHWDDVDATLDRSTVSEVANIMTGGFVDAWANHFDTRLQLGPPTYISGAAGDVIPGSVPTWDDRRTALTFTSQLQAPRDASGDDPASPDAGIDFHIYMFPERSSFAAVVGEAVPEQEFPISIEKLSAFTEMTKRGAGRAADKLSGMTGIQIDVEVGRTTFVPIPEVSRHAPSAQRIGSVAELQAAPGGFIVILFDEHSAINVGDALLPIETSEPGLTDQHRSAIEEIGNIMTSGFIDGWANTLDRKIQHNPPEIVEDTASATLGSLVDRLGPSQEYAFLLDATVRAAGREINCDLYAIPEEHSFRQVLGEMSMPEARTAASDPDALEPAAYDDLK
- the cheY gene encoding chemotaxis protein CheY, whose amino-acid sequence is MPENVMIVDDSDFMRNLLREILDEEHHIVGEAENGVEAVELYREAEPNVVMMDIAMPIRDGIEATAAIKDESPGASVIMCTSVEQEEMMKEAIKAGADGYITKPFQKPNVLEAIDDAVAH